A stretch of the Chlorobiota bacterium genome encodes the following:
- a CDS encoding VOC family protein: MITKTNPVVYFEIPVNDINRAIKFYTKVFNFDFDKDNIDNNEMALFPFSDENSGISGALAKGEIYKPTKDGVVIYFKSDNIDETLKLVTSNGGQILYSKTDNGLGFVAEFQDTEGNRIALYQSIH, encoded by the coding sequence ATGATAACGAAAACAAACCCAGTTGTTTACTTTGAAATTCCAGTTAACGACATTAACAGAGCCATAAAGTTTTATACAAAAGTATTCAACTTTGACTTTGACAAAGATAACATTGATAATAATGAAATGGCATTATTTCCATTTTCTGATGAAAACTCAGGTATTTCTGGTGCATTGGCAAAAGGTGAAATTTATAAACCTACAAAGGATGGAGTTGTAATTTACTTCAAGTCAGATAATATTGATGAAACATTGAAATTAGTAACGTCAAATGGTGGACAAATTCTTTACTCTAAAACAGATAATGGATTAGGGTTTGTAGCAGAATTTCAAGACACAGAAGGAAACAGAATTGCATTGTATCAATCGATACATTGA
- a CDS encoding DUF4268 domain-containing protein codes for MHPITYLVSVKRAFVKIEQNIFDAESPTSKKLEYFIFENTKVEKDTVAQMYFYVIRKLYKKNSQLLLSNQDVFKITRNASDFRASQEVINGWYIESNLDSNSKFAILKKLLSLFEMEDELLIKYLSSSDNETEPNRFGIRKKYWQQILPHLSHTNLFTNVNPTKDHWLGTGAGIGGVSYTLIITKTYVRIELTISSSSKEKNKLYFKKLLKNKEPIEQAFGNTLVWEELPDNKMSRIKIELQGVNLFNETYWQKMNDFFLFYLPKFESAIQPFIKNLK; via the coding sequence ATTCACCCAATTACATATTTAGTTTCAGTTAAAAGGGCTTTTGTTAAAATTGAGCAAAATATTTTTGATGCTGAAAGTCCAACAAGTAAAAAACTAGAATACTTTATTTTTGAAAACACAAAAGTTGAAAAAGATACAGTTGCTCAAATGTATTTTTATGTAATTAGAAAGCTTTACAAAAAGAACTCTCAATTATTATTAAGCAATCAAGATGTTTTTAAAATAACGAGAAATGCTTCTGATTTCAGAGCATCGCAAGAAGTAATTAATGGTTGGTATATAGAATCAAATTTAGACAGCAATTCTAAATTCGCCATTTTGAAAAAATTGCTTTCATTGTTTGAAATGGAAGATGAATTATTAATCAAATATTTATCAAGTTCAGACAATGAAACAGAACCGAATCGTTTTGGAATCAGAAAAAAGTATTGGCAACAAATCTTACCTCATTTAAGTCATACTAATTTATTTACAAATGTAAACCCGACAAAAGACCATTGGTTAGGAACTGGAGCGGGCATTGGTGGTGTTTCATATACGCTTATCATAACAAAAACATACGTTAGAATTGAATTAACAATTTCTAGTTCAAGCAAGGAGAAAAATAAATTGTATTTCAAAAAACTACTGAAAAACAAAGAACCTATTGAACAAGCTTTCGGGAATACATTAGTTTGGGAAGAGTTGCCAGACAATAAAATGAGCAGAATAAAAATTGAATTGCAAGGCGTTAATTTGTTTAATGAAACATACTGGCAAAAAATGAATGACTTTTTTTTATTCTATCTTCCAAAGTTTGAAAGTGCAATACAACCGTTTATTAAAAATTTAAAATAG
- a CDS encoding adenylate/guanylate cyclase domain-containing protein encodes MSELDSASNNWKDAFMRRKLFILYNDSLLNVENSKKIVQNQMQSEFDKKELTTKAEQDKKDIVQRNIRNTIVGGLLVALIFLGVVFRQRNKVKDEKAKVVIEKELNEQLLLNILPEEVANELKLTGNSIAKQYNNSTVLFTDFVNFTGISEQLSPIDLVAEIHKNFTAFDAIIEKNGLEKIKTIGDAYLAVCGLPIENNDHAYKVVKAAFEIRDFVNSSNGKFQIRIGINSGPVVAGIVGVKKYAYDIWGDTVNTASRMESNSEAGKINISGNTYELVKSDFNCVYRGKITAKGKGEVDMYFVEC; translated from the coding sequence TTGTCAGAATTAGACAGTGCTTCCAACAATTGGAAAGATGCTTTCATGCGCCGCAAACTTTTTATTCTTTACAATGATAGTTTGCTAAATGTTGAGAACTCAAAAAAAATTGTTCAAAATCAAATGCAATCTGAGTTCGATAAAAAAGAATTAACAACAAAAGCAGAACAAGATAAAAAAGACATTGTTCAAAGAAATATTCGAAACACTATTGTTGGTGGGCTACTTGTGGCTTTGATTTTTTTAGGAGTTGTTTTCCGTCAACGTAATAAAGTTAAAGATGAAAAAGCAAAAGTTGTTATTGAGAAAGAACTTAATGAACAATTATTGCTTAATATTCTTCCTGAAGAAGTAGCTAATGAATTGAAACTTACAGGTAATTCTATTGCCAAACAATATAATAACTCTACTGTTCTCTTTACTGATTTTGTCAACTTTACTGGAATCAGCGAACAGCTCTCTCCTATAGATTTAGTTGCTGAAATTCACAAAAATTTTACAGCTTTTGATGCCATAATTGAAAAAAATGGTCTAGAAAAAATTAAAACTATTGGTGATGCTTATTTGGCTGTTTGTGGTCTGCCTATTGAAAACAATGATCATGCTTATAAGGTTGTTAAAGCTGCCTTTGAAATTAGAGACTTTGTTAATAGCAGTAATGGTAAGTTTCAGATTCGTATTGGTATTAATTCTGGACCTGTTGTTGCGGGTATTGTTGGGGTTAAAAAATATGCTTATGATATATGGGGAGATACTGTTAATACTGCCAGCAGAATGGAATCAAATAGTGAAGCCGGGAAAATTAATATATCTGGTAATACTTACGAATTAGTAAAGTCTGACTTCAATTGCGTTTACCGTGGTAAGATAACAGCAAAAGGTAAAGGTGAAGTTGATATGTACTTTGTTGAGTGTTAA
- a CDS encoding tetratricopeptide repeat protein, producing MKIFTILFSLFLIVGFSFNIYAQKSGKPLIDSLQLELNNYNKKNSDSHKTGFDKRDTIKIRILNLLSHEFTENGEISKAKVYADDAFYISKVIGFKEGLGTYFNLLGNIYGLQGNLKSSLESYFNSLQIRKNLGDKRGIASVINNIGTVYYRQGNYPEAIKNYFDAIKLNEEIGNKKWQVMNYRNIAEIYEFLMNYKDAIKNYLICLKISKEIGDQLSIIIAYSNLGLVYSKQQNFNQALKICDSALQISKKIKDKEAISYSLGNIGLVYEKQGNYSESINYYYSALENSKEIDNKNLITMNYINIGNVFNSLKNIRKP from the coding sequence ATGAAAATATTCACAATATTATTTAGTCTATTCTTAATTGTTGGGTTTTCATTTAATATTTATGCCCAAAAATCTGGTAAACCTCTCATTGATTCCCTTCAACTGGAGTTAAATAATTACAATAAGAAGAATTCTGATTCGCATAAAACTGGCTTTGATAAAAGAGATACAATAAAGATTAGAATTTTGAACCTTTTAAGTCATGAATTTACTGAAAATGGTGAAATTTCAAAAGCAAAGGTATATGCTGATGATGCTTTTTATATTTCTAAGGTAATTGGTTTTAAAGAAGGTTTAGGTACATATTTCAATCTTCTTGGAAATATTTATGGCTTACAAGGAAATTTGAAAAGTAGTTTAGAATCTTATTTTAATTCATTACAAATAAGAAAAAATCTTGGGGATAAAAGAGGAATTGCTAGTGTCATCAACAATATTGGAACTGTGTATTATAGGCAAGGCAATTACCCAGAAGCTATAAAAAACTATTTTGATGCTATAAAATTAAATGAAGAAATAGGTAATAAAAAATGGCAAGTGATGAATTACCGAAACATCGCTGAAATTTACGAATTTCTAATGAACTACAAAGATGCTATTAAAAATTACTTAATTTGTCTTAAAATTAGCAAAGAAATAGGAGATCAGTTATCAATTATTATAGCTTATAGTAACTTGGGACTTGTTTATTCGAAGCAACAAAATTTTAACCAGGCACTTAAAATTTGTGATTCTGCTTTACAAATAAGTAAAAAAATCAAAGACAAAGAGGCTATATCATATTCATTAGGAAATATCGGTCTTGTTTATGAAAAACAAGGTAATTACTCTGAAAGCATAAATTATTATTATTCAGCTTTAGAAAATAGTAAAGAGATAGATAATAAAAATTTAATTACAATGAATTATATCAACATTGGGAATGTATTTAATTCATTAAAAAATATCCGGAAGCCCTAA
- a CDS encoding DUF2867 domain-containing protein, with translation MKLPGEAWLEFLIVNKDNKFYLQQKATFRPKGLLGRMYWYCVLPLHYFIFNGLATNIINFKNNRKSFLVIWELSCIY, from the coding sequence ATGAAATTACCCGGAGAAGCATGGTTAGAGTTTCTTATTGTGAATAAAGATAATAAATTTTACTTACAACAAAAAGCTACATTCAGACCTAAAGGGCTTTTAGGAAGAATGTATTGGTATTGTGTTCTACCCTTACATTATTTTATTTTTAACGGTTTGGCAACTAATATCATAAATTTTAAAAATAATAGAAAGAGTTTTTTAGTAATATGGGAACTTAGTTGCATTTATTAA
- a CDS encoding tetratricopeptide repeat protein yields the protein MKIFTILFSLFLIVGFSFNIYAQKSGKPLIDSLQVELNNYNKKNSDSHKTGFDKRDTIKVRILNRLSWEITENGEYSKAKVYADDAFYISKVIGFKEGLGTYFNLLGNIYSLQGNYKSSLESYFNSLQIRKNLGDKRGIAGVINNIGTVYYRQGNYPEAINNYFDAIKLNEEIGNKEWQVINYQNIAEIYEFLMNYKDAIKNFFISLKISKEIGDQFSIIRAYSNLGLVYSKQQNFNQALKICDSALQISKKIKDKEFISYSLQSIGLVYEKQGNYSESINYYYSALENSKEIDNKNLITMNYINIGNVFNSLKKYPEALKNYLAALKILKVDNENSENSKCNIKIGSLFTKLHNFSEAKKYLNEALSLSLKSGNKENIKSSYLSLSELDSASNNWKDAFMRRKLFNLYNDSLLNVENSKKIVQNQMQSEFDKKELTTKAEQDKKDIVQRNIRNTIVGGLLVALIFLGVVFRQRNKVKDEKAKVVIEKELNEQLLLNILPEEVANELKLTGNSIAKQYNNSTVLFTDFVNFTGISEQLSPIDLVAEIHKNFTAFDAIIEKNGLEKIKTIGDAYLAVCGLPIENNDHAYKVVKAAFEIRDFVNSSNGKFQIRIGINSGPVVAGIVGVKKYAYDIWGDTVNTASRMESNSEAGKINISGNTYELVKSDFNCVYRGKITAKGKGEVDMYFVEC from the coding sequence ATGAAAATATTCACAATATTATTTAGTCTATTCTTAATTGTTGGGTTTTCATTTAATATTTATGCCCAAAAATCTGGTAAACCTCTCATTGATTCCCTTCAAGTGGAGTTAAATAATTACAATAAGAAGAACTCTGATTCGCATAAAACTGGCTTTGATAAAAGAGATACAATAAAGGTTAGAATTTTGAACAGATTAAGTTGGGAAATTACTGAAAATGGTGAATATTCAAAAGCAAAGGTATATGCTGATGATGCTTTTTATATTTCTAAGGTAATTGGTTTTAAAGAAGGTTTAGGTACATATTTCAATCTTCTTGGAAATATTTATAGCTTACAAGGAAATTATAAAAGTAGTTTAGAATCTTATTTTAATTCATTACAAATAAGAAAAAATCTTGGAGATAAAAGAGGAATTGCTGGTGTCATCAACAATATTGGAACTGTGTATTATAGGCAAGGCAATTACCCAGAAGCTATAAATAACTATTTTGATGCTATAAAATTAAATGAAGAAATAGGTAATAAAGAATGGCAAGTGATTAATTACCAAAACATCGCTGAAATTTACGAATTTCTAATGAACTACAAAGATGCTATTAAAAATTTCTTTATTAGTCTTAAAATTAGCAAAGAAATAGGAGATCAGTTTTCAATTATTAGAGCTTATAGTAACTTGGGACTTGTTTATTCGAAGCAACAAAATTTTAACCAGGCACTTAAAATTTGTGATTCTGCTTTACAAATTAGTAAAAAAATCAAAGACAAAGAATTTATATCATATTCATTACAAAGTATCGGTCTTGTTTATGAAAAACAAGGTAATTACTCTGAAAGCATAAATTATTATTATTCAGCTTTAGAAAATAGTAAAGAGATAGATAATAAAAATTTAATTACAATGAATTATATCAACATTGGGAATGTATTTAATTCATTAAAAAAATATCCGGAAGCCCTAAAAAATTATTTAGCTGCTTTAAAGATTTTAAAAGTAGATAATGAAAATTCTGAAAATTCTAAATGCAACATTAAGATTGGGTCTTTATTTACTAAACTTCATAATTTTTCAGAAGCAAAAAAATACTTAAATGAGGCTCTATCACTTTCATTGAAATCTGGAAACAAAGAAAATATTAAATCTAGTTATCTCTCTTTGTCAGAATTAGACAGTGCTTCCAACAATTGGAAAGATGCTTTCATGCGCCGCAAACTTTTTAATCTTTACAATGATAGTTTGTTAAATGTTGAGAACTCAAAAAAAATTGTTCAAAATCAAATGCAATCTGAGTTCGATAAAAAAGAATTAACAACAAAAGCAGAACAGGATAAAAAAGACATTGTTCAAAGAAATATTCGAAACACTATTGTTGGTGGGCTACTTGTGGCTTTGATTTTTTTAGGAGTTGTTTTCCGTCAACGTAATAAAGTTAAAGATGAAAAAGCAAAAGTTGTTATTGAGAAAGAACTTAATGAACAATTATTGCTTAATATACTTCCTGAAGAAGTAGCTAATGAATTGAAACTTACAGGTAATTCTATTGCCAAACAATATAATAACTCTACTGTTCTCTTTACTGATTTTGTCAACTTTACTGGAATCAGCGAACAGCTCTCTCCTATAGATTTAGTTGCTGAAATTCACAAAAATTTTACAGCTTTTGATGCCATAATTGAAAAAAATGGTCTAGAAAAAATTAAAACTATTGGTGATGCTTATTTGGCTGTTTGTGGTCTGCCTATTGAAAACAATGATCATGCTTATAAGGTTGTTAAAGCTGCCTTTGAAATTAGAGACTTTGTTAATAGCAGTAATGGTAAGTTTCAGATTCGTATTGGTATTAATTCTGGACCTGTTGTTGCGGGTATTGTTGGGGTTAAAAAATATGCTTATGATATATGGGGAGATACTGTTAATACTGCCAGCAGAATGGAATCAAATAGTGAAGCCGGGAAAATTAATATATCTGGTAATACTTACGAATTAGTAAAGTCTGACTTCAATTGCGTTTACCGTGGTAAGATAACAGCAAAAGGTAAAGGTGAAGTTGATATGTACTTTGTTGAGTGTTAA
- a CDS encoding SDR family oxidoreductase translates to MKILLTGANGYIGKRLLPMLLNQGHEVICCVRDKNRFHNSEVFKNDNISIIELDFLKENVFNPCLLDIDVVYYLIHSMSDNSTTFDKLEDVSAHNFVNFIKQTQAKQIIYLGGITNEKILSKHLASRKNVLEILQSSNIPVTSLNAGIIVGSGSSSFEIIRDLVEKLPIMITPKWLNTKIQPIAIKNVLEYLTGVLLKQETLNKSYDIGGPDVLTYKQMLLQFAEVRGLKRYILTIPVMTPRISSYWLYFVTSISYKLAVNLVNSMKVEVVANKNNLNELLNIHPITYLDSVKRAFDKIEQNNVVSSWKDSLASSTVDSTLLTHINVPSHGCFIDERTKIILNDVNDVVNNIWAIGGERGWYYANWLWMVRGFIDKLFGGVGLRRGRTSETEIHTGDTLDFWRVLVADKSNKRLLLYAEMKLPGEAWLEFLIVNKDNKSYLQQKATFRPKGLLGRMYWYCVLPLHYFIFNGLATNIINFKNNRKSF, encoded by the coding sequence ATGAAAATACTTTTAACAGGTGCAAATGGTTATATAGGCAAAAGATTGTTGCCAATGTTATTAAATCAAGGTCATGAAGTAATTTGTTGTGTCAGAGATAAAAATCGATTTCATAATTCTGAGGTTTTTAAAAATGATAATATATCGATTATAGAATTAGATTTTTTAAAAGAAAATGTATTTAATCCATGTCTTTTGGATATTGATGTTGTATATTATCTTATTCATTCAATGAGTGATAATAGTACAACCTTTGATAAGTTAGAAGATGTTTCGGCTCATAATTTTGTGAATTTTATAAAACAAACTCAAGCAAAACAAATTATTTATTTAGGTGGTATTACAAATGAAAAGATACTTTCCAAGCATTTAGCTTCAAGGAAAAATGTATTAGAAATTTTACAATCATCAAATATCCCAGTTACTTCATTAAATGCAGGAATTATTGTAGGTTCTGGAAGTTCTTCATTCGAAATTATCCGAGATTTAGTAGAAAAACTGCCAATTATGATTACCCCTAAATGGCTTAATACAAAAATTCAACCTATTGCAATTAAAAACGTACTGGAATACTTGACAGGTGTTTTATTGAAACAAGAAACCTTAAACAAATCTTATGATATTGGTGGTCCAGATGTTTTAACTTACAAACAGATGTTATTGCAATTTGCAGAAGTTCGTGGATTAAAAAGATATATTTTAACTATACCAGTTATGACTCCACGTATTTCATCCTATTGGCTTTACTTTGTTACTAGCATTTCTTATAAACTTGCTGTTAATTTAGTAAACAGTATGAAAGTAGAAGTTGTAGCAAATAAAAATAATTTAAATGAACTACTTAATATTCACCCAATTACATATTTAGATTCAGTTAAAAGGGCTTTTGATAAAATTGAGCAAAATAATGTCGTCTCAAGTTGGAAAGATTCACTTGCATCCAGCACTGTTGATTCAACCCTATTAACTCACATTAACGTCCCTTCACATGGATGCTTTATTGATGAAAGAACCAAAATTATTTTAAATGATGTGAATGATGTTGTTAACAATATTTGGGCTATCGGTGGAGAACGTGGTTGGTATTATGCCAATTGGCTATGGATGGTTAGAGGGTTTATTGATAAACTTTTTGGTGGTGTTGGCTTAAGACGAGGAAGAACAAGTGAAACTGAAATTCATACTGGTGATACCCTAGATTTTTGGCGTGTTTTAGTTGCTGATAAAAGTAACAAAAGATTGCTTCTATATGCTGAAATGAAATTACCCGGAGAAGCATGGTTAGAGTTTCTTATTGTGAATAAAGATAATAAATCTTACTTACAACAAAAAGCTACATTCAGACCTAAAGGGCTTTTAGGAAGAATGTATTGGTATTGTGTACTACCCTTACATTATTTTATTTTTAACGGTTTGGCAACTAATATCATAAATTTTAAAAATAATAGAAAGAGTTTTTAG
- a CDS encoding SDR family oxidoreductase: MKNIIIVGAGKGIGLKTAQLLNNGNNLVTISRNSTVELEDLNTHFYKLDITKDSLDILIDLPEQIDALIYCPGSINLKPFNRLSIQDFLKDFNQNVLGAVSIIQKALPNLKKANGASIVLFSSVAAKIGLPYHSSISTSKAAIEGLALSLAAELASFKIRVNVIAPSLIDTPLTSSLLNTIEKREASSKRHPLQRIGTAQEIAHLVSFLINDNSSWITGQIIGADGGMGSLKI; the protein is encoded by the coding sequence TTGAAAAATATAATAATTGTTGGTGCTGGAAAAGGTATCGGACTGAAAACAGCACAACTGTTAAATAATGGGAATAATCTGGTAACAATTTCTCGAAATTCTACTGTTGAATTAGAAGATTTGAATACTCATTTTTATAAGTTGGATATTACCAAGGATAGTTTAGATATACTAATTGACTTGCCAGAACAAATAGATGCCTTGATTTATTGTCCTGGTTCAATAAATCTAAAGCCCTTTAATAGGCTAAGCATACAGGATTTTCTAAAAGACTTCAACCAAAATGTACTTGGTGCTGTTTCAATAATACAAAAAGCATTACCAAATTTAAAAAAAGCAAATGGAGCAAGTATTGTTTTATTCAGCTCAGTAGCAGCTAAAATTGGATTACCCTATCATTCATCAATATCTACTTCTAAAGCTGCAATAGAGGGGTTAGCATTAAGTCTAGCAGCCGAATTAGCTTCATTTAAGATTAGAGTAAATGTTATTGCACCATCCTTGATTGATACACCTTTAACAAGTTCTCTTTTAAATACAATTGAAAAAAGAGAAGCCTCTAGCAAACGTCACCCATTGCAACGAATTGGAACTGCACAAGAAATTGCTCATTTAGTTTCTTTTCTAATAAATGATAATAGTAGTTGGATTACTGGACAAATTATTGGGGCAGACGGAGGAATGGGGAGTTTGAAAATTTAA
- a CDS encoding arsenate reductase ArsC — MKKVLVLCTGNSCRSQIAEGYLRKFAEGTAEIFSAGIETHGVNPKAIATMKEDGIDISNQTSNNFDEYNNIDFDFVITVCDNAKEHCPFFPSNAKKFHYNFPDPAKFIGTESEILEEFKSVRNLIKDYTYKFVSFNLKD, encoded by the coding sequence ATGAAAAAGGTATTAGTTCTCTGTACTGGTAACAGCTGTAGAAGCCAAATTGCTGAAGGTTATCTAAGAAAATTTGCCGAAGGCACGGCTGAAATTTTTAGTGCAGGTATTGAAACTCATGGAGTAAATCCAAAAGCCATTGCTACAATGAAAGAAGATGGAATTGACATTTCTAATCAAACATCTAACAATTTTGATGAATATAATAATATTGATTTTGACTTTGTAATAACTGTATGTGACAACGCAAAAGAACACTGCCCTTTCTTCCCTTCAAATGCTAAAAAATTTCATTACAACTTTCCAGATCCTGCCAAATTTATTGGAACTGAATCAGAAATTTTAGAAGAGTTTAAGTCTGTAAGAAATTTGATTAAAGATTATACTTACAAATTTGTGTCATTCAACTTAAAAGATTGA
- a CDS encoding winged helix-turn-helix transcriptional regulator, translating into MGATKTENFTVRQNKLAILAKALGHPARIAIMDYLLKVNTCICSDIVYELPLAQPTISQHLKELKNAGFIKGNVEGNSICYCIDETALDILKNYFTKISTKIEKKKSNCC; encoded by the coding sequence ATGGGAGCTACCAAAACAGAGAACTTTACAGTTAGACAAAATAAGCTGGCGATACTAGCGAAAGCATTAGGCCACCCTGCAAGAATTGCAATAATGGATTATTTATTGAAAGTGAATACTTGCATTTGTAGTGACATTGTATATGAATTGCCTTTGGCTCAGCCAACAATTTCTCAACATCTAAAAGAGCTCAAAAATGCAGGATTTATAAAAGGTAATGTTGAAGGAAATTCAATTTGTTATTGCATAGACGAAACTGCATTAGATATTTTAAAAAATTATTTCACAAAAATTTCGACCAAAATTGAAAAGAAAAAATCAAATTGTTGTTAA
- a CDS encoding DUF3999 domain-containing protein, with protein sequence MINISNNIAQTKGYNFRREVTGITDTWHKIIISDDMYSKISSDFSDLRIIGFSANGDTIEAPYLLTKNAEGSVSKSLPFKIINESHNDKGYCYTFSFITETEINCINLHFDESNFDRLLSLEGSQNQQQWFSILDSYRIVSIKNSMTDYSFTTLHFPDSKYKFFKLTIPSKTKPILTSADITIEQKQIHNYRLYPNIKTITSNDLSKKNTTVDIQLANKVSIAFIKINVNNKFDFYRNITIDYLSDSTKLEKGWIKNYTVLHNGVLSSIDTNGFLIGDVVTDNLRLTIENGNNEPLSISGSIVKGHTYELQVRITKPGNYFLYYGNNNAPESNYDIQNFQDKIPSLLKELSLGNEENTSNFSESKIEPLFKNKIWLWVIMGTVMLIIGGFSVKMLTSSEKVNK encoded by the coding sequence TTGATTAACATTTCAAATAATATAGCTCAAACTAAAGGATACAATTTTAGACGTGAAGTAACTGGAATTACTGATACTTGGCATAAAATTATTATCTCAGATGACATGTATTCTAAAATTTCATCTGATTTTTCTGATTTAAGAATAATTGGTTTTTCTGCTAATGGAGATACAATAGAAGCCCCGTATTTATTAACTAAAAACGCTGAAGGTTCAGTTTCTAAAAGCCTACCATTTAAGATAATTAATGAATCTCATAATGATAAAGGATATTGTTATACTTTCTCATTTATCACTGAAACTGAAATAAATTGTATAAATCTCCATTTCGATGAAAGTAATTTTGATAGACTTTTGTCACTTGAAGGCAGCCAAAATCAACAACAATGGTTTAGCATATTAGATAGTTATAGAATTGTTTCAATAAAAAATTCTATGACAGATTATTCATTTACAACATTACATTTTCCTGATTCAAAGTACAAATTTTTTAAGTTAACTATTCCATCAAAGACCAAGCCAATTTTAACATCTGCAGATATCACAATTGAACAGAAGCAAATTCATAATTACAGATTGTACCCTAACATTAAAACTATAACAAGTAATGATTTAAGTAAAAAGAATACTACTGTTGATATACAGTTAGCTAATAAAGTTTCTATTGCCTTTATAAAAATTAACGTAAATAATAAATTTGATTTCTATAGGAATATTACTATTGATTATCTTTCTGATAGCACCAAACTTGAAAAAGGTTGGATAAAAAATTATACGGTTCTTCATAATGGAGTTTTAAGTTCTATTGATACAAATGGATTTTTGATTGGAGATGTTGTAACAGATAACTTAAGATTAACAATTGAGAATGGAAACAATGAACCACTATCAATATCTGGATCAATTGTAAAGGGGCACACCTATGAACTTCAAGTTAGGATAACTAAACCAGGTAATTATTTCTTGTATTATGGTAATAATAATGCTCCTGAATCAAATTATGATATTCAAAACTTTCAAGATAAAATTCCAAGTCTTCTTAAAGAATTATCTTTAGGTAATGAAGAAAATACCTCTAATTTCTCAGAGAGTAAGATAGAACCATTGTTTAAAAATAAAATTTGGTTATGGGTAATAATGGGAACTGTTATGTTAATTATTGGTGGATTTTCTGTAAAAATGTTAACGAGTTCCGAAAAAGTGAATAAATAA